Proteins found in one Methanospirillum hungatei JF-1 genomic segment:
- a CDS encoding pirin family protein: MGLNQPVKEILIARETIEGAGVRLHRAFGYHEIPRFDPFLMLDDFRGDSPADYLKGFPWHPHRGIETVTYMLEGKVEHGDSIGNSGIVGAGAVQWMTAGSGIIHQEMPKPVDGKMGGFQLWVNLPRSQKYHVPRYQEISPDMIPVDTLENGSKVRVIAGTYGRLTGPVREIIVDPEYLDVSVPANSKFYHQARPGFTGIMYVFEGRCTVGVGDPVFLKNRNLALLAPGTVLDLTSGEDGCRFLWISGKPIGEPIAWGGPIVMNTKEEVDQAFTEYQNGTFIK, from the coding sequence ATGGGGTTAAATCAGCCGGTGAAGGAGATTCTTATTGCACGTGAGACTATCGAAGGAGCCGGGGTCAGGCTGCATCGAGCCTTTGGATACCATGAGATACCCCGTTTTGATCCATTTCTGATGCTTGATGATTTCAGGGGGGATTCTCCGGCTGATTACCTGAAAGGCTTTCCCTGGCACCCCCACCGGGGCATTGAAACGGTTACCTACATGCTCGAAGGAAAGGTTGAGCACGGCGATAGTATAGGAAATTCCGGAATAGTTGGAGCAGGAGCGGTTCAGTGGATGACGGCTGGTTCAGGGATTATTCACCAGGAGATGCCAAAGCCAGTTGATGGAAAGATGGGAGGATTTCAGCTCTGGGTCAACCTTCCCCGGTCGCAAAAATATCATGTGCCCCGATACCAGGAGATATCTCCCGATATGATCCCGGTGGATACTCTTGAGAATGGTTCGAAAGTCCGGGTGATCGCAGGTACATATGGACGATTAACTGGTCCGGTTCGTGAGATCATCGTGGATCCGGAATATCTTGACGTGTCAGTCCCAGCGAATTCGAAGTTTTATCATCAGGCCCGGCCTGGTTTTACCGGAATCATGTACGTGTTTGAAGGGAGATGCACGGTAGGGGTTGGAGATCCGGTCTTTTTGAAAAACCGGAATCTTGCACTCCTGGCTCCGGGAACTGTCCTTGATCTTACATCCGGGGAAGACGGCTGTCGGTTTTTGTGGATCTCTGGAAAGCCAATAGGAGAACCAATTGCCTGGGGAGGACCGATTGTCATGAACACAAAGGAAGAGGTGGATCAGGCATTTACCGAATACCAGAATGGGACGTTTATCAAATAA
- a CDS encoding flavodoxin family protein → MKTTLYYFTGNGNSLSVARKISEKIEDAELISVVSQMKTDKAITAPSGRVGIICPVYDAGIPAIVRDFLHPTKNY, encoded by the coding sequence ATGAAGACTACCCTCTATTATTTTACCGGAAATGGGAATTCTCTCTCTGTCGCCAGAAAAATCTCTGAAAAAATTGAAGATGCAGAACTCATCTCTGTTGTTTCACAGATGAAAACTGATAAGGCAATTACAGCCCCCTCTGGCCGTGTAGGAATTATTTGCCCGGTGTATGATGCAGGAATTCCTGCCATTGTTCGCGATTTTCTCCACCCGACTAAAAATTACTGA
- a CDS encoding NuoF family protein, translating to MRIQTSEDLDSIRKKGLQKIQPGRLRIGVGTSSCGIAVGGMALYNLLDEIIQTKNLDISLVKTGCIGFCKEEPIVSVSIPGKALVLLRKVKPDDVERIISLALHGDVPSDRVLCTISDWDHITGNLVYGNEFDTFPEYGEIPFFAHQKKVILRDSGLINPEDIDEYIGIGGYFAAYKALTSMKPDAIIDEVKRSGLRGRGGAGFPAGLKWEITKKAPGEEKFIVCNADEGDPGAYMNRNEMESDPHMLLEGMLIGAYAMGVSEGLIYIRAEYPLAIERLMLALDQARTYGLLGKNIFNTGFDFDIRIATGAGAFVCGESTALAASIEGKTGRPRLRPPRLTEKGVFGKPTDLNNVETWCNVPVIIAKGALWYSSIGAKGNTGTKVFSLVGKVDNIGMVEVPLGTSLHSIIYDIGNGGALGKEVKAVQTGGPSGGCIPVRLFDTPVDFESLNQVGTMMGSGGLVVMDEDTNMVDIARYFINFASGESCGKCVPCREGLKHMLLILNRIVAGKGTRQDIGLLRELAETVQKTSLCGLGQTAPNPVLTTMQYFKEEYDDLISPEA from the coding sequence ATGAGGATTCAGACATCCGAAGATCTAGACTCCATTCGGAAAAAAGGGCTGCAAAAGATCCAGCCGGGGAGGCTTAGGATCGGAGTAGGGACATCATCATGCGGGATAGCAGTCGGAGGCATGGCCCTGTATAACCTGCTGGATGAGATAATTCAGACGAAAAACCTTGATATCTCTCTCGTTAAGACCGGATGTATCGGGTTTTGCAAAGAGGAGCCGATTGTATCAGTAAGCATCCCCGGAAAAGCCCTTGTTTTACTTCGGAAGGTGAAACCAGATGATGTAGAGAGAATTATCTCTCTCGCTCTTCATGGTGATGTTCCATCTGATCGAGTGCTCTGTACAATTTCCGACTGGGACCATATCACCGGAAACCTTGTCTATGGGAATGAGTTCGATACTTTTCCAGAATATGGAGAGATACCCTTCTTCGCTCATCAGAAAAAAGTGATCCTTCGGGACAGCGGCCTTATTAATCCTGAGGACATTGACGAGTATATCGGTATTGGCGGATATTTTGCAGCATATAAGGCACTCACCAGTATGAAACCTGATGCTATCATCGATGAGGTAAAGCGATCGGGCCTTCGGGGGCGGGGAGGAGCAGGATTCCCTGCGGGTCTGAAATGGGAGATCACAAAAAAAGCACCAGGAGAAGAGAAATTTATCGTCTGCAATGCCGATGAAGGGGACCCTGGGGCCTACATGAACCGAAACGAGATGGAAAGTGATCCCCACATGCTTCTTGAGGGGATGCTCATCGGGGCATATGCCATGGGAGTTTCTGAGGGACTGATTTACATCCGGGCTGAGTACCCTCTCGCCATTGAACGTCTCATGCTGGCACTTGACCAGGCACGAACCTATGGGTTACTTGGGAAAAATATCTTCAATACAGGATTTGATTTTGATATCCGGATAGCGACCGGTGCAGGGGCCTTTGTCTGTGGAGAATCAACCGCTCTTGCAGCATCCATCGAAGGGAAAACCGGCCGACCACGCCTCCGCCCTCCACGACTTACCGAGAAAGGAGTCTTTGGAAAGCCGACTGATCTGAATAATGTTGAGACATGGTGTAATGTCCCGGTTATCATAGCCAAAGGAGCGTTATGGTATTCATCCATCGGTGCAAAAGGAAACACCGGAACCAAGGTCTTTTCACTCGTCGGAAAGGTTGATAATATCGGTATGGTAGAGGTCCCTCTGGGAACATCCCTGCATTCGATCATCTATGATATCGGAAACGGGGGAGCATTGGGAAAAGAGGTGAAGGCAGTCCAGACCGGGGGTCCATCAGGAGGGTGCATCCCGGTCAGACTCTTTGATACACCGGTTGATTTTGAAAGCCTGAATCAGGTTGGGACTATGATGGGATCAGGCGGTCTTGTGGTGATGGATGAGGATACCAACATGGTTGACATTGCCCGGTACTTTATCAATTTCGCTTCAGGTGAGTCATGCGGAAAATGTGTCCCCTGCCGGGAAGGTCTCAAACACATGCTTCTTATCCTGAATCGTATTGTCGCCGGTAAAGGCACCCGCCAGGATATCGGGCTGCTCAGAGAACTGGCTGAAACGGTTCAGAAGACATCACTCTGTGGCCTTGGACAGACTGCACCAAATCCGGTTCTGACCACGATGCAGTATTTTAAAGAGGAGTATGATGACCTCATCTCGCCGGAGGCCTGA
- a CDS encoding type II toxin-antitoxin system Phd/YefM family antitoxin: protein MSALSPSEDIRSVTDLKRHTREILDHIHTTGRPVFLTVNGRADSVLLDVKEYEKLIHAGNIARLLASAEQDVEQGKTRSFHTFIQEFKRDNAI from the coding sequence ATGTCTGCACTCTCACCTTCTGAAGATATTCGATCGGTTACTGATCTGAAACGTCATACCCGGGAGATCCTGGATCATATTCATACAACTGGTCGGCCAGTTTTCCTTACCGTCAATGGCCGGGCAGATTCTGTATTGCTAGATGTAAAAGAGTATGAAAAATTAATTCATGCCGGGAATATTGCCAGATTACTTGCATCTGCAGAACAGGATGTAGAACAAGGAAAAACCAGATCGTTTCATACCTTTATCCAAGAGTTCAAGCGTGATAACGCCATTTGA
- a CDS encoding flavodoxin family protein, with the protein MKSIIIYHSHSGVTRRVAEKIGEELSGDPIEVTPEKEYSSLMVVPKGCFRAMKGLADKVRPEKIDVTGYDMVIIASPVWAGKPTPVINGAIESLTGCQGKKSYGILTCKSAQSGNEALVPFIARMKEKGLVISNTAVLDRNTSTDNAAIDTIVADIKSAWNNL; encoded by the coding sequence ATGAAATCGATAATAATTTATCACTCACACTCTGGTGTTACCCGCAGAGTTGCTGAAAAGATTGGTGAAGAGCTATCTGGAGATCCCATTGAGGTGACTCCGGAAAAAGAATATTCAAGCCTGATGGTGGTTCCAAAAGGATGTTTTCGGGCTATGAAGGGCCTTGCTGATAAAGTCAGACCAGAAAAAATTGATGTTACCGGCTATGATATGGTCATCATCGCGTCACCGGTCTGGGCGGGAAAACCAACCCCGGTTATCAATGGTGCTATTGAAAGCCTGACAGGATGCCAGGGGAAAAAGAGTTATGGAATCCTGACCTGTAAAAGTGCACAAAGTGGCAATGAGGCATTAGTCCCCTTTATTGCCCGGATGAAAGAGAAGGGTCTTGTGATATCGAATACTGCTGTCCTCGACAGGAATACCTCCACTGACAATGCTGCTATTGATACCATCGTTGCCGATATCAAATCCGCATGGAATAATCTATGA
- a CDS encoding UPF0158 family protein: MVKDNDVNQRVVHLSIDEIAEALDNCTFDTRYIIDLQEEEIIRLSEYMMSSEEIQEVFDEIDDDETGRYVLFPIRIGSRDGHADMELFIEEIKNPEVQELTNQVIRGPKPFRRFKEILSRSSSADSVISISNGVITLELLDKGMKRSGFSLFYILFCRCK; this comes from the coding sequence ATGGTCAAAGATAATGATGTTAATCAACGAGTCGTTCATCTTTCAATCGATGAGATAGCAGAAGCTCTGGATAATTGCACCTTTGACACCAGATATATCATTGATCTGCAGGAGGAGGAAATTATCCGATTATCTGAGTATATGATGTCTTCTGAAGAGATTCAGGAAGTTTTTGATGAGATTGATGACGATGAAACCGGAAGATATGTTCTGTTCCCAATCCGGATAGGTTCACGGGACGGGCATGCAGATATGGAACTCTTTATTGAAGAAATCAAGAATCCGGAAGTTCAGGAACTCACGAATCAGGTCATCAGGGGGCCGAAACCCTTCCGGAGATTCAAAGAGATACTCTCTAGATCCTCCTCTGCTGATTCTGTAATTTCTATCTCAAATGGCGTTATCACGCTTGAACTCTTGGATAAAGGTATGAAACGATCTGGTTTTTCCTTGTTCTACATCCTGTTCTGCAGATGCAAGTAA
- a CDS encoding complex I 24 kDa subunit family protein — protein MDEKRLDEIIEKYPYPAGRTLGVLREIQIQERHIPMDTLKLVSEKLDLPLSELFALVTFYSFFSLKPVGEHLITVCMGTPCHVKGAEKILETLEEHLGLSGEVQDGKYLQTTPDNKFTVEIARCFGACSMAPVLHVDGELHGYVTPERIPEILEMYGWKR, from the coding sequence ATGGATGAAAAGAGGCTTGACGAAATTATTGAAAAATATCCCTATCCTGCTGGCAGAACGTTAGGAGTTTTACGGGAAATTCAGATACAGGAAAGACACATCCCCATGGATACCCTGAAACTGGTATCTGAAAAACTGGACCTCCCTTTATCCGAGCTCTTTGCTCTTGTCACCTTTTACTCATTTTTCAGTCTGAAACCGGTTGGAGAGCACCTAATCACCGTCTGTATGGGAACCCCCTGCCATGTGAAAGGAGCAGAAAAAATATTAGAGACACTGGAAGAACATCTTGGGTTATCAGGAGAGGTACAGGACGGCAAGTATCTTCAGACAACACCTGATAACAAGTTCACGGTTGAGATTGCCCGGTGTTTTGGTGCATGCAGCATGGCTCCGGTGCTCCATGTTGACGGTGAACTGCATGGATATGTAACCCCTGAAAGAATCCCGGAGATATTAGAGATGTACGGGTGGAAGCGATGA
- the cooS gene encoding anaerobic carbon-monoxide dehydrogenase catalytic subunit, translating into MTEQDIRIEAERRASDRTDQEIIRKTLDEGVQTVWDRFALQQPQCGFGQLGVCCNNCAMGPCRIDPFGGKTSLGVCGANVDTIVARNLLDDLSVGAAAHSDHGREVVQVLLETAEGHGQGYQIKDVEKLHRLATEYGIQTDGRSPNDIAKDLALGILEEFGTIKNRIQLAELAPDKTKDIWRKTGIMPRSIDREIVEAMHRIHMGVDADYVNLLLHAMRTSLSDGWGGSMAATECSDILFGTPTPLTSITNLATLSRDKVNIVLHGHNPLLSQMIVNVAEEPDLKKMAEEKGAKGINLVGMCCTGNELLMRSGIPLAGSFFDQELAIATGAVEAMVVDYQCIYHSIPLTASCYHTKVITTSTKGKISGTIYKEFRPENARDTAHEIIKLAIENFPNRNPDRVRIPERPMKVMAGFSEETIRKALGGTYKPLIDAIVAGTIKGCVGIVGCNNPRIKQDYGHITLAKELIKRNILVVETGCSAIACGKAGLLVPEAADLAGEGLASVCRLLGIPPVLHMGSCVDCSRILVLAANIAKELGVGIGDLPIGGAAPEWYSQKAISIGTYFVSSGVYTVLGIPPKIFGSSNVLNLLADGVKGITNSAFAVEPDPLKTADLLEAEINRKRKALNI; encoded by the coding sequence ATGACAGAACAGGATATAAGAATAGAAGCGGAAAGGAGAGCATCAGACCGGACCGACCAGGAGATAATCAGGAAAACATTGGACGAGGGTGTTCAGACCGTCTGGGATAGATTTGCCCTTCAACAGCCTCAGTGCGGGTTTGGGCAACTTGGAGTCTGCTGTAATAATTGTGCCATGGGCCCCTGCAGAATAGATCCATTCGGTGGAAAGACTTCCCTTGGGGTATGTGGTGCGAATGTGGACACCATTGTTGCACGGAATCTTCTTGATGACTTAAGTGTGGGAGCTGCTGCCCATTCAGATCATGGAAGGGAAGTTGTTCAGGTTCTGCTTGAAACTGCTGAAGGACATGGACAAGGCTACCAGATCAAGGATGTTGAAAAATTACACCGGCTCGCAACCGAATACGGAATTCAGACAGATGGGCGGAGTCCAAACGATATAGCAAAAGATCTTGCTCTTGGTATCCTTGAAGAATTTGGTACTATTAAAAACAGGATCCAGTTGGCGGAACTGGCCCCGGATAAGACGAAAGATATCTGGAGAAAAACCGGGATCATGCCCAGAAGTATTGATCGTGAAATCGTGGAGGCAATGCATCGCATTCACATGGGAGTTGATGCGGATTATGTGAATCTGCTCCTACATGCGATGAGAACGTCGCTCTCTGACGGATGGGGAGGTTCCATGGCAGCAACGGAATGTTCAGACATCTTGTTTGGCACTCCAACTCCGCTCACATCAATCACAAACCTTGCTACCCTGAGCAGGGATAAGGTCAATATTGTCCTTCATGGCCATAATCCCCTGCTCTCTCAGATGATAGTCAATGTCGCAGAAGAACCTGACCTGAAAAAAATGGCTGAGGAAAAGGGAGCAAAAGGGATCAATCTTGTTGGCATGTGCTGTACCGGCAATGAACTCCTCATGAGAAGCGGCATTCCGCTTGCCGGTTCATTCTTTGATCAGGAACTTGCCATTGCAACCGGGGCAGTCGAGGCAATGGTTGTTGATTATCAATGTATATATCACTCCATTCCGCTGACAGCCAGTTGTTACCATACCAAAGTAATTACAACCAGCACCAAGGGAAAGATCTCTGGAACTATATACAAAGAATTCAGACCAGAAAATGCCCGAGATACCGCTCATGAGATAATAAAACTGGCAATAGAGAACTTCCCGAACAGAAATCCTGACCGGGTCAGAATCCCTGAACGGCCTATGAAAGTAATGGCAGGATTCTCTGAAGAGACGATCAGAAAAGCTCTTGGAGGAACCTACAAACCACTCATCGATGCCATCGTTGCCGGTACAATCAAAGGATGTGTGGGTATTGTCGGATGTAATAATCCACGGATTAAACAGGACTATGGGCATATAACCCTTGCAAAGGAACTTATCAAACGCAATATCCTGGTTGTCGAGACCGGATGCTCAGCCATTGCCTGCGGAAAAGCAGGCCTATTAGTTCCCGAAGCAGCAGATCTCGCTGGAGAAGGACTTGCATCAGTGTGCAGGCTACTTGGTATTCCTCCAGTCCTGCATATGGGATCCTGTGTTGACTGTTCTAGAATTCTGGTATTAGCGGCCAATATTGCGAAAGAGCTCGGAGTTGGAATCGGGGATCTCCCAATCGGTGGAGCAGCTCCGGAATGGTACTCTCAGAAAGCCATCTCAATCGGGACCTACTTTGTTTCATCCGGTGTCTATACAGTTCTTGGTATACCGCCGAAGATCTTCGGCAGTAGCAATGTTCTGAATCTGCTCGCAGACGGAGTAAAGGGGATTACAAATTCTGCATTCGCGGTTGAACCAGATCCCCTGAAGACCGCTGATCTCCTTGAAGCAGAGATCAACCGGAAGAGAAAGGCACTAAACATTTAA
- a CDS encoding 4Fe-4S dicluster domain-containing protein: MKTVFVRQERCVGCRHCEVACAIAHSQSKSLIPAILEEMKSYPRIFVEAVDNYLKFPNRCRHCDPAPCMQVCPTGSLSRDESTGSVLVDYLKCIRCGVCAMACPFGIIEFRKVIKPAPDREVNAKCDNCIERLGEGKIPACAEACKTGALEFGEINDLIRVARSDFTTQMITSRGAEIEVPVIPENIRAFQAVMERLASLS, translated from the coding sequence ATGAAAACCGTCTTTGTTCGGCAGGAGCGATGTGTCGGGTGCAGGCATTGTGAGGTTGCCTGTGCGATTGCACATTCGCAAAGTAAGAGTCTGATTCCGGCAATCTTGGAAGAAATGAAGTCTTACCCACGCATCTTTGTAGAGGCTGTTGACAATTATCTGAAATTTCCGAACCGGTGCAGACATTGCGACCCTGCCCCCTGTATGCAGGTCTGTCCGACCGGATCACTCAGCCGGGATGAAAGTACCGGTTCTGTTCTTGTTGATTACCTGAAATGTATCAGGTGTGGTGTCTGTGCCATGGCCTGCCCTTTTGGAATTATTGAGTTCCGGAAGGTTATCAAGCCAGCACCGGATCGGGAAGTCAATGCAAAATGTGACAATTGTATCGAAAGGCTTGGAGAAGGAAAAATTCCGGCATGTGCAGAGGCATGTAAGACAGGTGCTCTGGAATTTGGTGAGATCAATGATCTTATCCGGGTAGCGAGGAGTGATTTTACAACCCAAATGATCACATCACGGGGAGCTGAAATCGAAGTCCCCGTCATTCCAGAGAACATCAGAGCATTTCAGGCAGTAATGGAAAGACTTGCATCATTATCATAA
- a CDS encoding carbonic anhydrase produces the protein MGAKRSFTIYLVLFSLLVCSGVSAIGISTLLEGNEKFVNGTFTEEKEQFEQLLSGQSPHTLIISCSDSRSAPEMIFSSGPGELFVHRNIGNIVAPDDWSLATVLEYGIKHLGIDTIVVMGHEKCGAMKALGTGGGDGDSFVPGWLANSAPALSSLLARSEKPDSGEDLDSWLRELEKENIRLQLEHLKTNPDVSLGLRNGNLQIIGLYWNMTSGKVEQIG, from the coding sequence ATGGGAGCAAAACGAAGCTTTACGATTTATCTGGTCCTCTTCAGTCTTCTCGTATGTTCAGGAGTTTCTGCTATAGGAATCAGCACATTACTGGAAGGAAACGAGAAATTCGTAAACGGGACATTTACCGAAGAAAAGGAACAATTTGAACAATTACTTTCAGGACAAAGTCCGCACACACTCATTATCAGTTGCAGTGATTCACGCAGTGCACCGGAAATGATTTTTTCAAGCGGTCCTGGAGAACTCTTTGTTCACCGGAACATAGGTAATATCGTAGCGCCGGATGACTGGAGCCTTGCTACAGTGCTTGAGTACGGAATAAAACATCTGGGCATAGATACGATTGTCGTTATGGGTCATGAGAAATGCGGAGCAATGAAGGCTCTCGGGACCGGTGGAGGAGACGGTGATTCATTTGTTCCCGGATGGCTTGCAAATTCCGCTCCTGCTCTTTCAAGTCTTTTGGCAAGAAGCGAAAAGCCAGATTCAGGTGAAGATTTAGATTCATGGCTGCGTGAACTGGAAAAAGAAAATATCCGACTGCAGCTTGAACATCTGAAAACTAATCCGGACGTAAGTCTGGGACTTCGTAACGGAAACCTGCAAATAATCGGACTATATTGGAATATGACTTCAGGAAAAGTTGAACAGATTGGATAA
- a CDS encoding 2Fe-2S iron-sulfur cluster-binding protein, whose protein sequence is MMTSSRRRPDMSLFGSVNRMVTITINKNQYLAEEGEIFLLTALRLNIDIPHLCYEKALEPYGACRLCMVDVVTCGKTTMTPACTIKVHNGLEILTDTPEIIKHRRLLFELYLAEAPKSEVIREMAAKYGVTKTRFLKKIVHDDPLFGKCILCGLCVRVCNEIMGTSAINFINRGPYTVINTPFFEHNPDCAGCAACAQVCPTKAIVFEDSDAERIMQSWSGTAVPLATCSSCKKSYAPEKLMDKVLDKLDPAIIEELRTLCPECRRKYITRMEIGRIPRS, encoded by the coding sequence ATGATGACCTCATCTCGCCGGAGGCCTGATATGTCACTCTTCGGATCCGTGAACCGGATGGTTACCATCACCATTAATAAAAATCAGTATTTGGCTGAAGAGGGAGAGATATTCCTTCTCACCGCTTTGAGGCTGAATATTGACATCCCTCACCTCTGCTATGAAAAAGCCCTGGAACCATATGGTGCCTGTCGTCTTTGTATGGTTGATGTGGTCACCTGTGGAAAGACAACAATGACTCCCGCATGCACCATCAAAGTTCACAATGGCCTTGAAATCCTGACCGACACTCCGGAGATCATAAAACACCGACGCCTGCTCTTTGAACTCTACCTTGCAGAAGCACCAAAATCAGAGGTAATCAGGGAGATGGCAGCGAAATACGGAGTCACAAAGACGCGGTTTCTCAAGAAGATTGTTCATGATGACCCGCTATTCGGAAAATGCATATTATGTGGATTATGTGTCCGGGTGTGTAATGAAATCATGGGCACAAGTGCCATTAATTTCATAAACCGGGGGCCATACACGGTTATCAATACGCCGTTTTTTGAACACAATCCGGACTGTGCAGGGTGTGCTGCCTGTGCTCAGGTATGTCCGACGAAAGCGATAGTGTTTGAAGATAGTGATGCAGAACGGATCATGCAATCATGGTCCGGAACAGCCGTCCCTCTTGCAACATGTTCATCATGCAAGAAGTCATATGCACCGGAGAAACTCATGGACAAGGTGCTGGACAAACTCGACCCTGCAATTATCGAAGAGCTACGAACCCTGTGCCCTGAATGCAGGCGCAAATACATCACCAGAATGGAGATCGGGAGAATCCCAAGGTCATAA
- a CDS encoding AAA family ATPase produces the protein MSTQGFRIVITGKGGVGKTTITSLLSHLFAGRGYSVLAVDEDPQMNLPYAIGVSPEDAESIVPLSKNLDYIEEKTGARPDSGYGLMFSLNPDVSDVVERFGMKGPNGVNILVMGTVVKAATGCLCPENTLLDAVMRHINLREGEIILMDTQAGVEHFGRAIAKGFNQAILVADPTFNAVQVVKHAAELARELEIRDIHLVINRVRSPGDITKVTRMLAGHEELFSGKYYIPYDEMMSLFDPDVRPILDEPSEFVDGVRELMMSLEMHGLLRA, from the coding sequence ATGAGCACTCAAGGATTTCGGATAGTTATTACCGGAAAAGGGGGCGTTGGAAAGACCACGATAACCTCACTCCTCTCTCATCTTTTCGCAGGAAGAGGATATTCTGTATTAGCGGTTGATGAAGATCCCCAGATGAACCTCCCCTATGCTATCGGGGTTTCTCCCGAAGATGCTGAATCGATTGTTCCGCTCTCAAAAAACCTGGATTATATAGAGGAGAAGACCGGGGCCAGACCTGATTCCGGATATGGTCTCATGTTCTCCCTCAACCCGGATGTTTCAGATGTAGTTGAGCGGTTTGGAATGAAAGGCCCGAACGGTGTCAACATCCTGGTCATGGGAACCGTAGTAAAAGCTGCTACCGGGTGCCTTTGTCCGGAGAACACCCTGCTTGACGCAGTTATGAGACATATCAATCTTCGGGAGGGGGAGATAATTCTCATGGATACCCAGGCAGGGGTTGAGCATTTTGGCCGGGCCATTGCAAAAGGCTTTAATCAGGCAATTCTGGTTGCAGATCCAACATTTAATGCGGTCCAGGTTGTAAAACATGCAGCAGAACTTGCCAGAGAGCTGGAGATAAGGGATATCCATCTTGTCATAAACCGGGTTAGATCCCCAGGAGATATCACAAAAGTAACCAGGATGCTTGCCGGCCATGAAGAACTGTTCTCTGGAAAATATTACATTCCGTACGATGAGATGATGTCATTATTTGATCCGGATGTACGGCCAATACTCGATGAACCGTCAGAGTTTGTGGATGGAGTCAGGGAATTGATGATGTCACTTGAGATGCATGGGCTATTGAGAGCGTGA
- a CDS encoding 4Fe-4S double cluster binding domain-containing protein, translating into MNNCFEEIQSLCRNHGTEYLGVADLTQVHDEVYRQGGDFVRSYSKAIVFGIVLQDSVVNLVTSDIQGAKSIYSHHAYQVINTRLDILTSRVADIIQKNGFSAFPVPASLRFDNERICSIFSHKLAARQAGFGWIGKSCMLITPEHGPRVRWGSVLTDAPFPAVSKPMDEQCGKCQACVDICPVQAFTGEPFREGESREVRYAAALCDQYFQNMKEHQEEPVCGLCLYVCPYGRKNR; encoded by the coding sequence ATGAATAATTGTTTTGAAGAGATCCAGTCTCTTTGCAGGAATCATGGAACAGAATATTTAGGAGTTGCCGATCTTACTCAGGTCCATGATGAAGTGTATAGGCAGGGTGGTGATTTTGTCCGCTCATATTCAAAAGCGATAGTATTTGGAATAGTGCTCCAGGATTCTGTTGTTAATTTGGTTACCTCTGATATACAGGGAGCAAAGAGCATTTATTCCCATCATGCATATCAGGTCATAAATACCCGTCTTGATATTCTTACTTCCAGGGTTGCAGATATTATCCAGAAGAACGGATTTTCTGCTTTCCCTGTCCCTGCATCATTACGGTTTGATAATGAGAGAATATGCTCAATATTTTCACATAAACTTGCAGCACGGCAGGCAGGTTTTGGTTGGATTGGAAAGAGTTGTATGCTTATCACCCCTGAACACGGACCACGAGTCAGGTGGGGGAGTGTTCTGACCGATGCCCCTTTTCCGGCAGTTTCAAAGCCGATGGATGAGCAATGTGGGAAATGTCAGGCCTGTGTTGATATCTGTCCGGTTCAGGCATTTACCGGTGAGCCTTTCAGGGAAGGAGAATCACGAGAGGTCAGGTATGCTGCTGCTCTTTGTGACCAGTATTTCCAGAATATGAAAGAACACCAGGAAGAACCCGTTTGTGGATTATGTTTGTATGTCTGTCCGTATGGGCGTAAAAACCGGTAG